A single window of Selenihalanaerobacter shriftii DNA harbors:
- the ilvB gene encoding biosynthetic-type acetolactate synthase large subunit — protein sequence MQFTGAKIFVKSLLEEKVEKIFGYPGGAVLPIYDELYKADVEHILTRHEQGAIHAADGYARSTGKPGVCIATSGPGGTNLVTGLATAYMDSVPIVAFTGQVPTNMLGTDAFQEADITGITLPITKHNYLVQDLEELPRIIKEAFHIATTGRPGPVLIDLPKDIQIEKMEFEYPKEVNLTGYKPNYTGHDLQIKEAAELINEAEKPVIYAGGGAIASGAAEKLQELAKKAQIPTTTTLMGLGAFPETNELSLGMLGMHGTEQANHAVSESDLLIAIGSRFDDRVTGKLETFAEDAKIIHIDIDPAEISKRVLVDIPIVGDVKQVLNELNKKVDEQENKDWLGRVKKWKEESIIEQDSDDDILTPKKIINQIDELTNGEAFITTEVGQNQMWAAQYYKYTKPRSFMSSGGLGTMGYGFPAVLGVQLGHPEETTFCIAGDGSFQMNLQELATAVHYELPVNIAILNNNYLGMVRQWQEMFYEQRYSATCLKKRKSCPDDCSSPGEDCPEMVPDFVKLAESFGALGIRVAKVEEIKPALEKAIASDKPVVLDFIIEKENNVFPMVPPGGRIDNMLVGGDE from the coding sequence ATGCAATTTACAGGAGCAAAGATATTTGTTAAGTCTTTATTAGAAGAAAAAGTAGAGAAGATTTTTGGTTATCCAGGTGGCGCTGTCTTACCTATCTATGATGAATTATATAAGGCAGATGTTGAGCACATTTTAACTAGACATGAGCAAGGTGCAATTCATGCTGCTGATGGATATGCTCGAAGTACTGGGAAACCTGGAGTTTGTATTGCTACTTCTGGTCCAGGTGGAACTAATTTAGTAACGGGATTGGCAACTGCTTATATGGATTCAGTACCAATAGTTGCTTTTACCGGACAGGTTCCTACTAATATGTTAGGAACTGATGCCTTTCAAGAGGCAGATATAACGGGAATAACCTTACCAATTACTAAACATAATTATTTAGTACAGGATTTAGAGGAGTTACCACGAATTATTAAAGAAGCTTTTCATATTGCAACTACAGGAAGGCCAGGTCCAGTTTTAATTGATCTGCCAAAGGATATTCAGATTGAAAAAATGGAGTTTGAATATCCAAAAGAAGTTAACTTAACAGGTTATAAACCAAATTATACTGGACATGATTTACAAATTAAAGAAGCAGCAGAATTAATTAATGAAGCTGAAAAACCAGTAATCTATGCTGGAGGAGGAGCAATTGCCAGTGGAGCTGCTGAAAAGTTACAGGAATTAGCTAAGAAAGCTCAGATTCCTACAACTACAACTTTAATGGGACTAGGGGCTTTTCCTGAAACCAATGAATTATCTTTAGGAATGTTGGGGATGCATGGGACTGAACAGGCTAATCATGCAGTTTCTGAATCAGACTTATTAATTGCTATTGGGTCTAGATTTGATGACCGAGTCACTGGTAAATTAGAAACTTTTGCTGAGGATGCAAAGATTATTCATATCGATATTGATCCTGCTGAGATATCTAAAAGAGTATTAGTAGATATTCCGATAGTAGGTGATGTTAAACAAGTATTAAATGAATTGAATAAAAAGGTCGATGAACAAGAAAATAAAGATTGGTTAGGAAGAGTAAAAAAATGGAAAGAAGAGTCAATTATAGAACAAGATTCAGATGACGATATTTTGACTCCTAAAAAGATAATTAATCAAATCGATGAATTGACAAATGGAGAAGCTTTTATTACTACTGAAGTAGGACAGAACCAAATGTGGGCTGCACAATATTATAAATACACTAAACCGAGGAGCTTTATGTCATCTGGAGGTTTAGGAACAATGGGATATGGTTTCCCAGCAGTTTTAGGAGTACAGTTAGGTCATCCAGAGGAGACTACTTTCTGCATAGCTGGTGATGGTAGTTTTCAAATGAATCTACAAGAGTTAGCTACTGCTGTACATTATGAATTACCAGTCAATATAGCTATTCTAAATAATAATTATTTAGGAATGGTTAGACAATGGCAGGAAATGTTCTATGAACAACGTTATTCAGCTACTTGTTTAAAGAAGAGAAAGAGTTGTCCTGATGATTGTTCATCGCCTGGAGAAGATTGTCCGGAGATGGTGCCTGATTTTGTTAAGTTAGCTGAGTCGTTTGGAGCTTTAGGAATTAGAGTAGCTAAAGTTGAAGAGATCAAACCAGCTTTAGAAAAGGCTATAGCTA